DNA from Variovorax sp. PBL-H6:
TGATCCGCAACGCCTGGCAGGTCCGTGCGATGGTGGAGCGTGAAGCCGTCGTGCACTTCGCGCGCGTCGCCAGTGCCGAGACCATTGCGCGCCTCATTGCCGACCATGAGGCCATCCTCGAGCGCGCACTGCAGCCTCGGCCGGACGATGCACTCGAGAAGGACGCGCAGGCGGTCGACTGGGGCCTGCACGACAGCATGGTCGACAGCATCGGCAACGAGATCCTGTCGGAGATCTATCGGGTCAACAGCCTGCACGTACGCTTGATCCGGTACGACGCGGATTCGATGCGCCCGGTGCAGGTCGTGCCTGCCATGCGCGAACACCTCGAGTTCCTTCGCGCCCTGGCCGACGGGGATGCCGAAGGCGCGCTCGAGCGCATGATGTCCCACATCGAGCAGTCCAAGCACCGGGTGCTCGGCGGCATGCTCCGCGTCGGGCAGTAGCGCGCGGGCCCGGTGCGGGTTGCAGGATCGTTGCGCATGTTTGCACGATCCTGCAACCCGCAAGCCGCGGTCGAGACAAACGGCAGCGAGCTGCTTAAGCTTGCGCGCATGCTGACATCCATCCAGAAAGCGCCGCACGAGGACCGCTCCTCGGAGCAGTTGCAGGTCACCGTCATGCGGGCCGAACTTGCTGCATTGATCGACCGGCTCGCCGGCGGTGCCGACGGCCTTCACGCGACCGCGGTCCCGCGCCTGTCGATTGCGCGTGCCACGCAATCGCAGCATCCGGTGCACGCGGTCTACGATCCGGCCTTCTGCGTGCTCGCGCAGGGCAGCAAGCGCGTGCTGCTGGCCGACGAGGTCTATATCTACGACAGCGGCCAGTACCTCGTGGTCGCGCAGAACCTGCCCGTGTCGGGCCAGGTGATCGACGCGTCGCCCGATGCGCCGTATCTCGGCCTCAAGCTGAGCTTCGACGTGAAGGACATCGCTGCCGCGGCGCTGGAATTCAGCCTCGGCGAGGCTGCTCCCGCGCGCGCCTCGCCGCGTGGGATCTACACCGGCGAGCTGTCCACGGCGGTGCTCGACCCGGTGCTGCGCCTGGTCAAGCTGCTGGCTTCGCCCGAGGACCTTCCTGCGCTGGCGCCGCTGGTCATTCGCGAGATCCTGTACCGGCTGCTGAAGTCGCCCGATGGCTGGCGCCTGGCCCAGATGGCGATGGTGGACAGTCACAGCCAGCGCATCACCCAGGCCATCAGCGTGCTCTCGCGACGCTTCCAGGAGCCACTGCGCGTCGAGGCGCTCGCCGAAGAGGTTCACATGAGCGTGTCATCGCTGCACCACCACTTCAAGGCCGTCACTGCGATGAGCCCGCTGCAGTTCCAGAAGCAGCTGCGCCTGCAGGAGGCGCGCCGCATCATGTTCGGCGAGAACGTGGATGCCGCCACGGCCGGCCACCGCGTGGGCTATGAAAGCCAGTCGCAGTTCAACCGGGAGTACAGCCGCTTCTTCGGCTCGCCGCCGGCACGGGACGTGAAGCGGCTGAGGGAGCTGCAGCTGGGGCGGGTGCACGGTTGACGGGCTGCACCCAGCGACGATTTGCATCCAGCCGAGCGAGCGCCGGGAACACGCATCGAAACCGCGCTCACAGAGCCATCTCGATGACGGTGAAGTCGTCCTCGAGCACGCCAGGCCCGTGCACGTCCCGCGCGTAGTCGAGCAGCCTGTCGAGCTCGCACTGTCCGTCACGCACCGGCTGCGCGAGCACGTCGGTGAAGTCGGAGAACGCCAGCATGGACCCGTCGGGCCGGGTGATCTCGTAAGTCCCGTCGCTGAACACGAACAACCGCGCGGGCGACCGCAGGACGCACTGTTCGTCGCCGTAGCGCGCAGTCGGCGAAAGGCCGATACACGGGCCGCTTGCCTTCAGGGATTGGCATTCGCCGGGTGACTCGCGCGCCCCGCTCACCAGGACCGCCGGGGGGTGGCCTGCAGACGCGTAGCGCAGCTGGCCGCTGCCGCGGTGATAGACGCCATACCAGACCGTGCAGAACAGCTCGTTGTGGCGCTCCATCTGGTAGGCGAGGTTGAGCGCGGCGAGCACCTCCGCGGGCCGGTGGAAATCGGTCCGCGGCAGGGCCTCCGAGCGCAGTGTGTCGGCGACCGCCACCGAGAGCAGGGCGGCGCCCACGCCATGGCCGCAGACATCGATGAGGTAGAGCGCGAAGTGATCGGCGTCGATCCAGTGATAGCCGAAGGAATCGCCGCCCAGTTCGGTCGAAGGCACGAAGCGCCAGTCGACCGTCATCGGTTCCGTCAACGGTGCCGGCAGGATGGAAAGAACGTAGCGCTCGGCATCGCGCAATTCCTGCTGCAACCGGTCGTGGGTGCGCTGCAGCGCTTCGCGCGAAGCGGCGAGCTCGCGATGCGCGCGCGTGAGTTCCAGGTTGGCGGCCTCGAGCTGCTCGATCAGCCTGGCTTCGCGCTGGCTGAGCAGGGTCATGTCGTAGGCCTTCTGCTGCACCCGCTGCGCCTCCTCGTGTTCGCTCGTCACGTCGAGCAGCACGATCCAGACCGTGGCGTCGTCCGCGAAGAAGTGGACGTCGGCCACTCGCCCGCTGGGCATTTCCATGGAACGAAGCAGGAACGGGTTCTCCGCCAGCGGCAGCAGGCCCTCGAGAAAGGGGACCTGGTCGCAGGCGGAGTCGCCGGGCCGGATGCCCGCCAGGCCATAGTGCGCCAGCTCGCCGCCGGCATGCACCAGCTTCTGCGCCTCGTCGACCGCCAGGTGCGCCAGCACGCGCTGCCCATGGACCAGCACCATGAGCGAGTCGGAAATGCGCTCCGGCAGGTCCAGCATGGCTACCGCGCCAGAAGCGCCGCGAGGTCCTGGAAGCTTGCCTCGACCCCATCGCCCGTCTTGGCGCTGGTGCGGCGGAAGGTCCATCCCGCGGCCTGCAAAGTCTCGATGCGTTCCGGCGGCAGCGCCCAGTCTTCCACGAGGTCCGCCTTGTTGAGCAGGGCGAGGAAGGGAATGCGGCCCACCTCCGCGTTGACGCGCGACTGGATCGATGCCGCGGTCTCCAGCGTTTCGGGCCGCGTGCCGTCCACCACCAGCAGGTAGCCGGCGGCGCCGCGCAGGTAGCTCAGCCGCACCGCGGCCATGTCGTCCTCGCCGGCGATGTCCCAGAGGATCAGCGCGAGCGGCTCGGTGCCGAGGGTCATCACCTTCTTGTCGATCTTCACGCCGACGGTGGTGAGATAGGCGTCGGAGAAGATGGTGTCGACATAGCGGCGCACCAGGCTGGTCTTTCCGACACCGAATGCCCCGAGCAGGCAGATCTTTTTTTGCAGCATGGGGAGAGGGTCCTAGTCGCTGGTGCCGACAACGAAGGACACGCGCCGGTTGATCGACAACTCGTCGGCGCTGGCGCCGGGCCGCAGCGGCTCCAGCGGGCCGGCGCCGCGCACGGAGAGCAGGTTGGGGTCGATGCCACGCGCCCGCAGCATGGAGCGCACGACCTCGGCGCGCCCCAGGCTGAGGGCGAGGTTGGCGGTGTCCTTGCCGGTGGCGTCGGCATGGCCGACGATCGTCACGCGCACCGAAAAGCCGAGTCCGCGGGCCACGCGCACCAGCTCGCGAAGTTCCGCGGCCACGGTGTCGAGCTCGATGCCCTGCTCGGCAGTGGGCCGCGGTGCGTTGTTCTCGAAGGGGATGACGTGAGCCTGGAGGGCGTCCCGCAGGCGGATGTAGTTCGGGTCCTGCACGTCCTTGAGGGCGCTCAGGTCCACCGGCGGTGCGCCCGCGGGCAGGCTCTGCACGAACGCCCGCGCCTTGTCCATCCAGTGCTGCGGGGCGCTGCCGTCGGCGCGGATGCCGTCCGCGTCCTGCGACAGGCTGACGGTCGGTGGCGGATTCAGGGTCGCCTGCAGGCGTTTCAGCATGATGGCCGGATGCAGCGCCTGGTAGGGCTCCCAGCGGCCGACGATGAGTGCGGGGTCCAGCTTCGCCGGATCCAGCAGGGCTTCCGGCCGCGTGGCGAGCGGATCGCGCAGGCCGGACACCCACCATTTGCCGTCGTGGCGATCGGCGCCCATCACGACGATGCCGGGCTCGTCGCGCAGCGCCGCGACGTAGTCGTCGACGTGCTGGCCCTCGATCACCCGCTGCCCGATCCACCAGCCGAGTGCCAGCAGCAGCGCCAGGGGGATGGCCCAGAGCAGCGGCGACAGCCTTCTCTTCGACTCGGCCGACTGGGACCACAGGGTGGGCCGCAGGCGCTGCTGTGCGCCCTCTTCGAAGGGAGTGGTATCGCCCTCGAACTCATCGAGCGCGCTGCGCCATTCGTCGTGGATGGCAGCCAGCGTCTCCCCCAGGCATTCGCGCAGCGCCGGGGGCGGGTTGCCGTGGATCACCGCGGCGAGAAAGGCCGACGGTCCTTCCTCGCACCACAGCAGCAGGTCCCCCAGGCGCAGGCTGTCGATGCTGCGGCCCTTCGCGCCGCCTTCGGCGGATTCATCGAAGGAGTCGCGCACGAAGTCCTGGATGGCCGAAAGCATGGCCGATACGAGCTGCGGGTCGCGCGTGGTGGCGTCTTCCGCCGCCTCGTGCGCCAGCAGCAGGCCGGTCTTGCGGTGGACCAGGAACAGGTGCTCGACGCGGAACACGGCGGTGTGCCTGAGCACCACGTCGGCAAAGGCGCTGCCGCTGCGCCACGCTTCGAGGCGCCACTTGAGGCCGCGCCACGAAAGGCTGTGCTTGAGCGCCTGGTTGAGCGACTGCAGCTTGCCTTCGAGCGTCTCGGCGATGGCCTTGCGGATCGCCGGCCCCATGACGGGGTACAGGATGTCGACCATGGTGTCCGGATTTTTCCGGATCGACGCCTGAGTCGCCTTCTCGACGGTGGGGGCGATCACCTGGCCGAGCCGCTCGTCCTGCGCCGCCAGCTCGAAGGCGGCGGGCAGCACGGCGCCCACCGCATCGGCGAACTCTTGCGGATCGTCGAACTTGCGCTGCAGCCTCGCCAGCGCGACCTGCTCGCGTTGGAGCAGCACGTCGCGCAGCGCCTCCAGCCGCGGATCGACTGCGGGGCGGGGCGGCAGCGTCGCAACCACCGTCGGGTCGACGCAGCGCGCCAGCTCGAGCAACAGCCCGGCCAGGCGCTGATTCGGAGTTTCTTCGGAAGCACCGCCAGGCGCACTGGTCGCGGCCAGCGGCAGGCGCGCTGTCACGTGGCCTCCACGCGGCTCACGGAAGCACCTTCGCCTTCGGAGCGACCGTGCGGCTCAAGCGCTTGCGCCGTTGCCGCTCTTCGGCGACGTGTCCTGGTTCAGGCATTTGGCGATCTCGACGAACAGCCCCGCGAGCAGGTTGCGGTCGGTCTTGACGTTGCTGAGCTCGGAGAACATGCGCTCGATGGTGGCGCGGGTGTCGTCCTGGCGCTTGCGCATGTCGTCGCGCAGGCCCTGGACCTCATGGCCGAGGCTCTCGGTGAACTCGCGGCCCTGTCGCGCGAGCTGGTCGGACAACTGGGCGAGGCGCTTCTCGAGGGCCTGCGTCTGCTCTCGCAGGTTGCGCTCCAGCTCCTTGTCGGCGTCGGCGCGCAGGTCCTTCTCTTCGCGGAACTGCCCGGCGACCGATTCGAGCTGCTTCTTGATCGTGCCCTCGAGGTTGGTCAGGCTTCGGGACGACTCCGCCTCCAGGTCGCGCAGCCTGTGCTGGAAGCGGTCGTCGAGAACCGAGAAGCGCTTGTCGTAGTCCTGCATCTGGTTGCCGAACAGCAGCTCGCGCATCTTGTCGACCCCCGAGGAGGCCTCGCCCTGTCCGTTGGACTGGGTGGCAAGCGCCGCTTGCGCGGCCAGCGCCGTCTGCGCGTCGATGGTGGGGAGGGGTTTTGCTGTGGTTGCCATGGTGTGATTCCTCGTGGTGGTGCTTCGTGAAGGTTGACGCCGTTGGGGCGGCGCCCGTGGGGTGGTGGATGCCGGGCCGCTCATTCAGGGCGGCGCCGTCGGCCGGAAGAGCAGCGTCAGGCGATTGCGGCCGTCTTCGCGGCAGTAGTGCATGCCGTCGGAGAAATGGCGAACGATGGGAATGCCCCAGCCGCCGACCTGCGCGTCATCGAGGCTGTTCGCATGCGTCGGGTTCGGTGCCTGCA
Protein-coding regions in this window:
- a CDS encoding PP2C family protein-serine/threonine phosphatase, encoding MLDLPERISDSLMVLVHGQRVLAHLAVDEAQKLVHAGGELAHYGLAGIRPGDSACDQVPFLEGLLPLAENPFLLRSMEMPSGRVADVHFFADDATVWIVLLDVTSEHEEAQRVQQKAYDMTLLSQREARLIEQLEAANLELTRAHRELAASREALQRTHDRLQQELRDAERYVLSILPAPLTEPMTVDWRFVPSTELGGDSFGYHWIDADHFALYLIDVCGHGVGAALLSVAVADTLRSEALPRTDFHRPAEVLAALNLAYQMERHNELFCTVWYGVYHRGSGQLRYASAGHPPAVLVSGARESPGECQSLKASGPCIGLSPTARYGDEQCVLRSPARLFVFSDGTYEITRPDGSMLAFSDFTDVLAQPVRDGQCELDRLLDYARDVHGPGVLEDDFTVIEMAL
- a CDS encoding AraC family transcriptional regulator, with product MFARSCNPQAAVETNGSELLKLARMLTSIQKAPHEDRSSEQLQVTVMRAELAALIDRLAGGADGLHATAVPRLSIARATQSQHPVHAVYDPAFCVLAQGSKRVLLADEVYIYDSGQYLVVAQNLPVSGQVIDASPDAPYLGLKLSFDVKDIAAAALEFSLGEAAPARASPRGIYTGELSTAVLDPVLRLVKLLASPEDLPALAPLVIREILYRLLKSPDGWRLAQMAMVDSHSQRITQAISVLSRRFQEPLRVEALAEEVHMSVSSLHHHFKAVTAMSPLQFQKQLRLQEARRIMFGENVDAATAGHRVGYESQSQFNREYSRFFGSPPARDVKRLRELQLGRVHG
- a CDS encoding GntR family transcriptional regulator; translated protein: MNTSAIAPSELQKASSRRGPEPEPVTQRNRAYQGFRQQIIDARIRPGQFVSQRELMQLLEMPLAAVRELVPRLEAAGLIKAVPKRGLQIATVDMKLIRNAWQVRAMVEREAVVHFARVASAETIARLIADHEAILERALQPRPDDALEKDAQAVDWGLHDSMVDSIGNEILSEIYRVNSLHVRLIRYDADSMRPVQVVPAMREHLEFLRALADGDAEGALERMMSHIEQSKHRVLGGMLRVGQ
- a CDS encoding Rab family GTPase, yielding MLQKKICLLGAFGVGKTSLVRRYVDTIFSDAYLTTVGVKIDKKVMTLGTEPLALILWDIAGEDDMAAVRLSYLRGAAGYLLVVDGTRPETLETAASIQSRVNAEVGRIPFLALLNKADLVEDWALPPERIETLQAAGWTFRRTSAKTGDGVEASFQDLAALLAR
- a CDS encoding OmpA family protein; amino-acid sequence: MTARLPLAATSAPGGASEETPNQRLAGLLLELARCVDPTVVATLPPRPAVDPRLEALRDVLLQREQVALARLQRKFDDPQEFADAVGAVLPAAFELAAQDERLGQVIAPTVEKATQASIRKNPDTMVDILYPVMGPAIRKAIAETLEGKLQSLNQALKHSLSWRGLKWRLEAWRSGSAFADVVLRHTAVFRVEHLFLVHRKTGLLLAHEAAEDATTRDPQLVSAMLSAIQDFVRDSFDESAEGGAKGRSIDSLRLGDLLLWCEEGPSAFLAAVIHGNPPPALRECLGETLAAIHDEWRSALDEFEGDTTPFEEGAQQRLRPTLWSQSAESKRRLSPLLWAIPLALLLALGWWIGQRVIEGQHVDDYVAALRDEPGIVVMGADRHDGKWWVSGLRDPLATRPEALLDPAKLDPALIVGRWEPYQALHPAIMLKRLQATLNPPPTVSLSQDADGIRADGSAPQHWMDKARAFVQSLPAGAPPVDLSALKDVQDPNYIRLRDALQAHVIPFENNAPRPTAEQGIELDTVAAELRELVRVARGLGFSVRVTIVGHADATGKDTANLALSLGRAEVVRSMLRARGIDPNLLSVRGAGPLEPLRPGASADELSINRRVSFVVGTSD